aaaattgtgaaaatttcgTCTTGTCCTGGTGGTCCCACATGCAATATGTCGTTCAAGGAGACTTTCGTAGAGGTCTTTGCTGATGCGTCGAATACGACCCTTAATTTTGTGCTGGTACTATCTGGTTTAAGTACGTAGTAATGCGGGTGAGGTATCTGATCCGGGTTGACTTCCTTTATGTGAGCAAGATCGAGATACTCCTTCATAAATTTGGTGTATTGCTTTTTCAAGTCCCCATTCTTCGGAAGCTTGCGTTCCAGTGCATAGAATCTGCTCATGGCGATGTCCGGTGGTTGTTGCTTAAGAGGGTGTTCTGATTGAACATTTCTTCGCATTGTTGCTCCGGGGGCGTCTGTGCCGCGGAGACCTCTGGTAGATGCTCGATCTGCCAAAATCTCTCAATACTGGCTCTAGAGGTTCGTTCATCGTGCAGATGCCGCATGTAGCAACAGATGCATCTCATTCCGTCAGCTTTCCGTAACTATCCATCCAAGTAACTTGTTCTGCAGCAGCGGCAAGTTCTTCCCTAGTTTGATTTGTCCAACTCCCAAAAGCTCATGGTAGTATTCTGCTCCTATTAGCATATCGACTCATCTCGATTCATTGAACCTTGGGTCCGAtagcttaatttttttaggAACACTCCATGAAGAGACGTCAAACGTTCGCGAAAGCTGCGGCGCCACGATCTGAGGTAGAACAATCGCTTCAACTCTCGTTGAATACCTAGTCACTCCTGATTGAACCTCAACGCTCACTCTTCGATGCGTCTCCAGCTACGAATGTCCCACTGTTTGTAGGCGAATTGGCCTAAAATTAATTGCTAACGGCATATTTAATTTCCGCAACAGTCTTTCTGATACGATGTTGACTTGTGAGTCAGAATCTAAGATCACTCGCGGCAAACGTAGCATTCTCGCTTGCCGCTttagaaggctttcgactcgaGCTAATTTTCTCAAGATCCTGCGTTTGGTCTTCCGATGATGTTTCTTTCCGGGGGTTAAAGTGAACGAGCGTGTTGTGTTTCTTGGAGCACTTCGTGTACCCTCTCGAAGAACAAGATGATGCAAAATGACGACCTTGTGTTTCCGGAGATGATGAAAACGATCCGTGGGTGACAAACGCAAAAAGTCGTTGCATGCAAAGATTTGATACGCCTCTTTACACATTGTGCATTGACTGACATCGTTGTTCTTGGTAGCTTCTTTTTGCTGTCCTCCGCTTTAGTATGTAAAGATaagagtggagataggagatcaagtcgatcatcctgagtggccgataacgacctagagggcagagctatcccaaaaagctaaacaaattggcaaaattgaccgtgaaggtccgcccacaaagattgaagctctatcaaagtgctcggtcgacacgttcttgcacgcctctgtgctagccaggctcgggaatgtgggggggtcctttgagcgctttgatccctcacgcttcattacgtaaaacaacgtgccttgtccgatgcgtgggtccgcaccggatttttaagtcgattttacaaggaatttcgcgacggcctatcgatggacaaacagaacgcgagctcaattggaaaaaaaaaaaaaaaaaaaaccggctcgaccgcgcgcgtggagccgtaagtctccggacccgagtgccgcgatcaaggaggggaagatccacgacggatcaccgtctcaattgccgtctattccgcctcagatcttgtacgaggcgcggcctctgaggttcccacccttcctcgacatcctccggccagttattcgtttagaggatgtcccttcaataggaattctgcgggagtaaggaggaactaaggggaggaagtcctcaaaccaccaTCACTCTATTCACACTTCATTGTTTATCCAATTCTATATCATTAAtcataacaaacaaaaatgaaaatgaaaaataagcaattgatcaaattcaaagaagaaaataataaaaaaatgaaaaataaataaaaataaaaagaaaataaagaaaagaaaatcaaaacaatgactcacccaggtcgtcacgccgagctcggttggtgGCTGGTGTACAAAgtctaaaaaaccaaaattttatcaagaatatgatTAAActatttatatgcatatatcaataACACTTAGTGCAAGTTATGCAAGTAGCAGCTTTGGCCGTTGTGCATGCTCTGTGTCCTTTGACGTTACTAGTGataatatacacgaaatattgaatgCATAAAAATCTGATCGCTATTTATGTCACAGGACATCATCAATATCTAACGCCCTAATTTTTACTCTTGTGTAATGTGCTTGtgtaattttagatttattctaatttatatttcaaatatttcccgTTAGAGCACTAACGAAAGAGTAAAATCCACTTAAATATTAATTCTATTAGTTTTCTCCTTccaccttaagggggtcatcccgtgtgaaggccgttttttttgcctttttttgaaaaattattttgaaggactggataaagatagaaacgtgattttttcaccatatgtttactgatatctctagtatatgtgataaatttttcagcttgatttcgtagctaattttcggaataggtgttaatttatgcacccatctccaaaaaaaggtgtttttctgctgccacgctggagggcgctgtgttcatctgaggaaacaaaactaaacggcattttaatgtggacaatatttcacggtccgcaaactaggataattggaaaatattaaaaggtaaatttttggtgggcttttaaacttaattttttggattttggtgtttttttacggcttcttttatgaataaaaaaaaaactacctgtccgattgcaattatcctagtttgcggaccgtagaaatatgtactaaagaagccgtgaaaacttcaaagaatttggttggatagattttgagctatggtggcagccgattttcaagatgcagtttcgagaaaaacgcatttgaaaatttaaatgtgattatcaacagtaaaattttagcccaccattaatctgctatacctggtccatagagagcaccctccgtttcttcaaaaaggtattgtaaggtcgattgttgctctctgctgtcaattgtggctcttttagcgaggtcagtcgatggtcgttcggaccgccaaattcgctcttcattacggcggtcggcataaacctgacatatgtgaccaacttgacatcccattgtcactaggattttgagaatgccattgaatccttcattgaaaataattacagccagaaaagtggctatttctacgaccttggccccagaatgaaggtgtttaggagcgaaagtccagatcaatgcacttaacgactcattgttgttctgggtctctgctcctaaacatctgttcaggAGATCATCTGgtaacaaatcttcgtagattggtttgatgactgtttgaactccttcagtcaaaggtgccttctcgtggtgaaaactatccagttctccttcagCATCCGCTTTGCGCCTTttccaccaactgtcctcgcttgctggacaattttgatgctgaggattttcgtctgtagaacgtttatggaagaaagtttcccaaatttcttgcttcattccttctatcaaatttgcgtgtcgacgaatagctagcccagaaaatgtagtgaggtccttatcagtaagttttccagccccttttccaccaatgcctttgtgattcttctttgcatttctaagccgcgttcccattcttttctcgacatgtcttacgtattccttttttactactacgtatattttattatttacagaaatttgcagaaataccggagaaaactccagcacaatccaatatacaatatacaaaacttgtcgcaattggaacatccatgttcatgcttgctaaaagtttctttgctgatgttgatgcgaagtcctttttcttctctgataactatcggttcccatgaaatactcgtttttagtgcgagcatgacgttgaacgttaaaaagatctcccttcgtacgatccatttaaaaaaatcactgaacacaaaaacagcacaatacttacaacaaaatataactgagtataacttgaacgcctttcagtgctcactctagactggattatcctttttattctaaacagcaaataagtttagacgattgattggtttttcatctttttatatttatacctgtgttcaaatttataaggctcaggtaaaaaactaccaggtaaaaaaagattcgatgctcttcctcatcgagtactctagccgcggctgcaaactccttacctgtttaaccctgtaatttctgaaggactcggaatatcggaaaatccttttgcccacatattctccactatatatagatacaattcatgcaaaaaaaaaatcgatttctcaaacccgacacacgggatgacccccttaatgcaaCTTCAAATTAAGCATAAACCTAGGTTTCTTTCACTCACTTTCTTATTTTCTgtttataatttaattaatttttaatatattatatttttttatcgaaACAAAGCACTCCACTTTTCGTGTTCAAAACTTCACTTCCTTTGTCCCTTCGTCTCCTACACTCCAAAAGAAAAGACTCCCTTCTTGCTCTTCCTCCGTTGCTCCTCCAATCTTTCtacttcctcgttttcttttccccaACTTCTCCCAGTCTTTCCTCTTCTTGTTGCTCCTTCAACCTGTCCACCTCCTCCAACGCCAAATCGAAAACACCCCAGTTATTTTTCCGCGCACCGTTTCCCTCACCAAGCAACACTCTCCACGTTCGctcttcgtgcaccgcttctattcccgctacatagcctttctcactcgctaggcaatgttgcggcaacatgcgcatgcgcctgcggatgcggcaaatcattcgcctcttgtcaagatcaattcgctcgaatgcattcaataatgtgcaatctgcagcgaacattaaggcaattgcacactattaaatgcattgtttaagcaaattaattaagaaagagtcgaatgagattccgctcctgtcgcacagccgcggtcactacaagtaTACTTGGCACCCAGCGCGTCCAGCGACTGAAAACGAGTTCCTAGGAATTGCAGAAACTCGGCCAGCGATTGCAACTGTTTACGATTTACCAACGACTGCTTGTACAACGTGAGGGTCGTTTTATCCAATTTCCTGAGTACTATGTGTAGGAGTAGTGGTTCCCAGGTGTCCACCGCAACTCCCAAATTTTTCAACCCATGAAGACACTCTTGTGTGGTGTCATGCAATGACTTTAGAGTTGCGGCTGATGTTGTATTTGATGATTGCGATGGTTTGCCCAGAATTTTGTTGAGGAAGGCTGCCATTAGAAGTCGAGGATTTTTGTATGGATCTTGCAATAATTTCTAAGTCGCTGCGTAGTTTAAATCCGACGAAGCTAAATGTTGTATTAAACGTTCCGCTTCGCCTCCAAGATTCATTTTCAGGTGCCACATCTTTTGCTGATTATCCACCATCTGGGTAAGCACGTCGAAGAACTACTGCCATTGTAAATAATCTCTTCCGGTATTTTGGATTTGCTGCTCTAACTGAATATATGCCTCAAAATTGTATCCTGTTGCCGCTGGATCTTCTGATGCCTTCCAGATGTTGTGGATCTCTTCGATCTGATCCCAATAGCGCTGAATGGTTGGGCCCTGCAACTCATAGAATTGCCCGGAATGCTGCTCCATTTAGCACATTTTGAAACACTCGTTTTAATGCTCCTATGACTGACTGTTGTCGTCTGACCCGTTTCTGCAACCCAGCTTCCTCACGAGGGATGACCGCTGGCTGCTGCTCCACCGTCTTGTGTTCCGACTGAGCCTGCagcatttgaatattttccgcAAACTCCGCCGAGTATTTTTGAAAGGCTTCCCTCATGAGATGGTAGTACCGATTTGCAAAGTGTGGATGGATTTGATCATCCACGAACCGCTTCGGTATTTGGCTGCCGCCTTACTCGAACGGCTCTCACACCTCCAGTGGTTTTTGTTGTCGCTCCCGAAAATAGTTCAAAGTTTTTCAAGAGGCTCCATCTTTCCAGTAGTTGGACTTGAGCGATTCTATCTGCTTCTGAATCGCTTCCTGCTTCTATCATGATGCAGAGATATTTCACCGCCAGCCTCAATAAAACCGTGGTTTTACCAACCTGAATAGGAAGGACTGTGGTaaccctctccttggtcagcACAACGACTTCAGTTTTAGAATCCATGCTCAACCAGCCATCTGCTCATTCGCCGTATCATGCATTTACCGTACGCGCTGAGCTTCCTTAACCGTACGTTCGGTAACCAGTGCCGCGTCATCGTCAGCGTATCCAACCAGATGTGATTCATCGGACATCTCGAGTCGTAGAAGGCTATCGTATCAGGCGTTCCAAAAGTTCGAACCAAGGATTGATCCCTGagctgcctccgatgtcacctTTAGTCGGCGCTGTCCTTCCCGGGTCTTGAAGAGTAGGACACGCGTTTCTTACGTCGGGGGTCAGAAGGAGCGCTACTCGCCGACAGTGGTGACTGTGTGTCTCAGCCAGTTTTACCGTTTGGACCACTTCCTCAATAGCATTAATTGTGGATCGTctcgctctaaaaccatattgtgttggtgagaAATCTCCCGCAGCACATATTGTCTTCTCAATCAACTTCCCCGCTATGTCCAACATACTGAACAGACGATACGTCGACGGCGCCCCTAAGTCGTCTTGCCCCTGCTTATAAACAAGTCTCGCAATCTTCCAGCGGGAGGGAAAAATCTGCTGTCAAAcgtgcgttgaatgcgccgagtagcAAGTCCGGCTTGTATTTACTACGAGTTTCAACTTGTCGCTGAGAATACTGTCCGGTGGtggtgcttttttgtccttcatagACAGACCGCCTCCTCTAGTTTTTTTGCAGTGAGGAGTGGGCATTTATCACTGCTTACTCCTTCATCGACAACGTCAGTTCGGATGGCGTGGACAGGAAAAAGTGCCTGcctgatttcttccatcttcgctgcttTTATAGAACAGGATGACCAATGGGAACCGAGTTTATTGGAAAGTAGCTTATACTTGAGGCCCCATGGCTCTCCTTCTGCTCCAACATTTCAGAAattaaacaagccgggaaaccgggagctggacgcttcaggtatgaaaggttttttgtatttcttttataaaacatttgagtgaacgTTTGTCCCGTTAATGCCTAACACGTAatgtatgtgagaatatccactttcgtgtgatagtggcattcaaagttttgaatttgcactaAAGCggaaattttgacctattataactttgttagtaatagtgcgatttccaccaaacttggcaggatcatgctccatgttaTGCTTACATCGCTGCAATTTCGTgagtctaggatgaacttaagacaagaattattaactttatttgaacagatatcggtaaaacaaaataatgagCCCCAAAGTAGAGACGAGGAAAATCATGAATGAGCTGCTGTCTACCTTGGTGAAGTTGGTTCTGGCACTGTACCGACAGCTTGTGTTTTCCATTACGACAAAATTTTCTGATTCCAATtcgttctttttctttttataaattGCTCTTTGCACATTTAGATTCAAATGATGTGATCACCTTTTAAATCACAAACAAATAGAAACGTTGATATACATAAATAGatatttcagcaattttttctGGTATTATGAGTCTTATCGATTTTTATGTTTCTTTGAGGCTTTTTGTGAGTTACTATGAACGgataatttataatattattgtaaatttgAATCTTTTGACTTAGTTGAAGCTTAATGTGATAATGAGGTAAAGATAGTTATTTCTGAGGTTATAATaatattatcatcattatcatcaacggcgcaacaatcggtatccggtctaggcttgccttaataaggaactctagacaccccggtattgcgccgagctccaccaattcgatatctctaaaagttgtctggcgtcctgacctacgccatcgttccatctcaggcagggtctgcctcgtcttctttttctaccatagatattgcccttatagactttgcgggcctgatcatcctcattcatacggattaagtgaccagtcACCGCATCctgttgagccgtattttatccacaactagacggtcgtggtaacgctaatagatttcgtcgttatgcaggctatggaatcgtccatcctcatgtaggggcccaaaaattatTCGCAAGGTTATTcactggaacgcggccaagagttcgcaatttttcttgctaagaagtctcaaagttgtagtctcctatcttcattgttttcgtttgaccactgcgattcgatgttgttcgttcttttggttctggcgctgacgttgccaccatatacttcgtcttgccttcattaatgtgcagcccaagatgtcgcgccgcctgttcgacctggatgaaggtagactacatctcgggttgttcttcccgtgatgtcgatgtcgtccgcgtaggccagtagttgggtggacttgcagaggatggggcctctcgcatttacatcagaatcactttctccagagacAAGgcgaagaggacgcatgatagagcatcctcttgtcttagactgttgttgatgttgaatggtctcgagagtggtcctgctgcttttatttgaccttgcacattggtcagggtcaataaTAATATTATGCCTAAATATTTTCCACATgttgataaaaatcatacttcaaGTCGACATCATGAAACCCGATGCAAAACATTTCCACAACAAGAAAACTTCTCACATAGTCACACGGTTTGATATGAAACAGTTTCCAACATCATCAAATAATATTATTAGAAAGCAAGCAATTTTATGAATCTGTATTCCACTGgttcaaataattgaaaaagtcGAAAGCTTTAGAAAAAAATTCCTCAAGTATGTTGTCTGTTGTTGCAATACCCCATTTGTTTTCTAAATGGCTGAGTCCTCACCAACCACCTATGCGTCATCgtccgcggttacctgaaatgtgcgTCATTTACCGATTGGAACAGGCAAAactacagtaactgcaggtgcaccGATAAATAACTTTACAGAGAGATCGTCAAGCCCcgcggttttactccgtttaaatgcattgatgaccgaaatgatatcttttctgcttggagaacagtccgtatccccaTGTTACAGTGACTAATCATTTCATCCGCAAGatgaggaacctcaccggatatgatacggttaagaaccgtggtgaagtgttcttttcacttcttcagttgaTCGTCATCGTgggtgagaagtcgaccgttggtgctattcacaggaccatcgaagaaATTGCGACCACGCTATacgcttctgaaatcattgggtTCTACGGCATCCCTGACTAACCCAATAACAAATTCTTacttgtcacggcgcacactatgcTGACCTTCTCGAGATTCCGCTTGGAATCGGAGTTCGAGTTCATcatgcccgccatcactcgcagtggtcaATAGAGCTTTTGaccacttccattcatcgatccgtttctaTGATTGCAGAGTCGGCGAGATGACACCCCTGCGAGACGAGAAGGATGAACTatgtagcatccgagaaaaaatcatttttgaaggcagcccaatgttcatcgatcttcttaggcgggttactcagtatatctgtcgtAGGTAGCTCTCCCATTGTTGAACGatagttggatcatacaagcggtcgatattgaacttagggggtcgcagctccccaaccccgAGAGAAGTGACGGATGtaacataagcgaccatcagatagtgTTCCCTTTCAAAGCCGGGTGCTGAGCTTTTTACCAGGAAAAAAACACTCCTATAGGGCAAATTTGATGTGCTAATGGAAAGTCGCGAGTGCCGCAGGAATAATTGAAACCGATAAATTTCTACAAGAAATATACCTTGCTTGGTGGAAAGACAGGCAAATAATGCTTTCAAGGTCTTTTGAAATAGTTAAAAGCTGTTGGGAATTTCTGCTATATCGGTCCATGTGtgcaaattttctcaaaaaatggctTCTATTTATACTTTTTGAAAACCGATTTCGTTTATCACATCAAATGGTGTCTAAGGGTTTGTTCTTTCATTGTGATTTGTAATCTAGATTTGAACATGAAATAATTTTCGTtggtttttttctatttgataTTTGAATTACGAATTATTCTGTCTTTCATATAGATAGCTATCTATCTAAAGGAAAGAGGTCTAAAATACAAGGAATGGAATTCTTTTTAAAAAGAATTTCTTCATAGTATTTGTATCTATATTAACGATTTTAACTTGTGTACATTATTAAGCTTTCAGAGTATTGTGTTAAATTTTCACTTAAATTTTGAGAATTAAGCCAGTGCTAATAATGAGAACCGTGTAATAAGTTTTTCTTGGATTTTAACGAAGGAAttaacaaaatattaatttttggtAAAGGTGCAAACATAAAATTTGCGAAAAAATGCTCTCTATGAAACAGAACCTGATTTATTTAAGACCATAATGGTGCACACTTTAAAAGGCAATATTGTCAACACTGCACTTCCCCGTAATTgttacgctgatttgactcaggtactcattcctaGCTGAGCCGACTAGTTTTTgtaatccagtcacgatacaaatcactctgccaccagtgaaatttgaattgaatacgGATAAGCCCTAAATAatgtttaaaattaattaagcaCTGTCTccttttcattgtcttttttcaCAATTCTTTCTTTGTAAAACTTTGACTTTCAGTTCTTAAATGGTgttcacttttttatttttcagttttgcgATGTCACAATATGCGTGGAAGGAGGTGAAATCACAGCCCATAAGACAGTCCTATCATCAAGTAGTCCCTATTTTGATGCTCTCTTTGGGGGTAAAGAAAAATCAGTCATTGTGAAAACACGGATTGTAAAACTATTCGTTAAAAACTCTTCCCCACCAGAAAATTTTCGTGAACGCAAATATGAACGAATTGAATTGCATCACGACACAAACTTTGAGATTATGTCCAAAATTATTGACTACATTTATACAGGGAAAATTCGTATTAGTTTAAATGATGCTTCTATACTCCTCAAGAACTTTGACTATCTGCAAATGCGAGATGCAACTTTAAAATGTGTAGAATATTTACTACAGAATGTTAACCACGACAACTGCATTCAATTGTTCATCTTGGCAGGTTGGTAAACTTAGATTTGTATAAAGGAATAGAATACTCTAACGGACCTATTTTTTAGGGGAGCTAATGGGAAATGGGGTATTGCAAAACGCTGCTATCACCTACATTGGGAACTACTTGACGGAAATTAGTAGCAGCGCTAAGTTTAAGACTCTTGATCGAACAAAGGTTGATGcctatttgatgagaaaaaCATTTAAGTAGATTGACAATTTGGTTTGATCGTTTTGCAGCTTGAATCAATTGTGGCAGAGATAGAGCAGTCGAAGGCGGACGCGATATTTACCGCGATCATGAACTGGATCAAGTATGATATTCCAAACCGGAGTGAAGATGTGGAAGCTTTGTTAAAATATGTATCAATTAAGCATTTATCACTGCAAAACATACGAAATAATATTTTAGCGGACGATTTCTTGAATAGCAACCCCTCGGGCTGCAAGTGGCTTGTGTCGTCTTTTTTACGCAACAGTTCTTCGTTTATCCTTGGACGAAAGAATTCTTTGTTGTATATTTCTTCACTGGGAGTGGATAGTATGAATTACGAATTTGACGTCCATTCACGGATATTAGTGAAGCAAACCGCCAGACCCTTTCTATTTCGTTGCGCCACAATGAAACTGAATGACTTGATTTACGCGGTCGGAGGGGAGAAAGATAATCAAGTGGCTGACTTCGGTCTCACATATGACATGCGTCATAAATCGTGGGCTCCATTCAGCTGCCCCTTGAACAGAACATCATGCGGTGTTTGTACTTTGGATGATAAGTTGTATGCAATATGTGGACTGAACGCAAATGGCAGGAAGTTATTCTCTTGTCTGAGCTATGACGCGGAACTTGATCGTTGGACGAATTTGCAAGATATGAAAAATGCACGACGCTATCCGGGAGCAGCAACTTACTGTAAATATAACCTTCTTCAATGTAGAATATTTGTGTTCTACCATTTGTCAAATGCTTATAATTTCTTTCAGATTCGTCTATTTATGCACTTGGCGGCTATAACGGAAATGCTTCCGGAACAGTTGTTGAAAGATATGATCCGAGGGAGGGTGTTTGGCAAGATATCGTCAAAGTAAAATCGAAAGGTTGTTGCAGTGCTGCCTTCTTGTCGAATTCCATTTATTGTTTGGAGTATGATACTGAAGAGCTTATCAGCTTTGATCCAAGGTCATTGAAGTTCAATGTGGTTAAAGAACGGTGGGTACAGATACacattttacttattttttatattaatgATCAATTTTCTAGAGCGGGATTATATATCACAGCCTTAGATGGCTATCTGTACTCTGTGCACAAAGATGGGATTTCCCAATACGATCCTCATTTGTCAGTGTGGGAGGAGATACTATGCCATCCCTTGGCCGACTCTCCTGTCATCACCGGCTGAAACTAGGCCAATATTTACTGAAATGACGATCcctgaaatataattttttaggAAGTGTACATATCTAAAGACTGAATAGTTTCAATTTAAGTAATTACCAAAGGTGGAAATTAAGTAAAGTGTATAAGATTTAAGTGTTGGAGAATTTGCTGTACTGTCAAGACGAACTGCATgttatatttttatcttttattttgaCGCTGAGAGATTATTTATGCATTATGCGAGTATAACGCATAGGTGTTTATGAATGTTGATCTTTATATCTTCGAGTTCTTTTGCAAGATACtgaaataaaatgattttataTGGAATGTTTATGTGTGTTTTCTTACAATATTACATTTTTTCCcctaccctatggtgagacatttcgagcggaacattttttgtaagctgaaataggctctgttggctgccaacaaccgtgagcggatttcatcatcgtagctgttatcggttgtgattttcgacctaaggagaaattatcgactgtctcgaagttgtagtttcctatttttattcgtctcgtttgaccagtgcggtttgatgttgttggttggttggtttttggtgttgattttGCTATCACATATTTCACCCTTCATTGCGTTCATTGATGTGCCAAGATCTcgagccgcctgctcaatcgggatgaaggtagtttgtacgtctcgggtcgt
The window above is part of the Hermetia illucens chromosome 3, iHerIll2.2.curated.20191125, whole genome shotgun sequence genome. Proteins encoded here:
- the LOC119651010 gene encoding kelch-like protein 3 isoform X1 → MSDEIEISDQDHFSHYFAIIDEYRKIGRFCDVTICVEGGEITAHKTVLSSSSPYFDALFGGKEKSVIVKTRIVKLFVKNSSPPENFRERKYERIELHHDTNFEIMSKIIDYIYTGKIRISLNDASILLKNFDYLQMRDATLKCVEYLLQNVNHDNCIQLFILAGELMGNGVLQNAAITYIGNYLTEISSSAKFKTLDRTKLESIVAEIEQSKADAIFTAIMNWIKYDIPNRSEDVEALLKYVSIKHLSLQNIRNNILADDFLNSNPSGCKWLVSSFLRNSSSFILGRKNSLLYISSLGVDSMNYEFDVHSRILVKQTARPFLFRCATMKLNDLIYAVGGEKDNQVADFGLTYDMRHKSWAPFSCPLNRTSCGVCTLDDKLYAICGLNANGRKLFSCLSYDAELDRWTNLQDMKNARRYPGAATYYSSIYALGGYNGNASGTVVERYDPREGVWQDIVKVKSKGCCSAAFLSNSIYCLEYDTEELISFDPRSLKFNVVKERAGLYITALDGYLYSVHKDGISQYDPHLSVWEEILCHPLADSPVITG
- the LOC119651010 gene encoding kelch-like protein 28 isoform X3, with the translated sequence MFCDVTICVEGGEITAHKTVLSSSSPYFDALFGGKEKSVIVKTRIVKLFVKNSSPPENFRERKYERIELHHDTNFEIMSKIIDYIYTGKIRISLNDASILLKNFDYLQMRDATLKCVEYLLQNVNHDNCIQLFILAGELMGNGVLQNAAITYIGNYLTEISSSAKFKTLDRTKLESIVAEIEQSKADAIFTAIMNWIKYDIPNRSEDVEALLKYVSIKHLSLQNIRNNILADDFLNSNPSGCKWLVSSFLRNSSSFILGRKNSLLYISSLGVDSMNYEFDVHSRILVKQTARPFLFRCATMKLNDLIYAVGGEKDNQVADFGLTYDMRHKSWAPFSCPLNRTSCGVCTLDDKLYAICGLNANGRKLFSCLSYDAELDRWTNLQDMKNARRYPGAATYYSSIYALGGYNGNASGTVVERYDPREGVWQDIVKVKSKGCCSAAFLSNSIYCLEYDTEELISFDPRSLKFNVVKERAGLYITALDGYLYSVHKDGISQYDPHLSVWEEILCHPLADSPVITG
- the LOC119651010 gene encoding kelch-like protein 12 isoform X2; the protein is MSDEIEISDQDHFSHYFAIIDEYRKIGRFCDVTICVEGGEITAHKTVLSSSSPYFDALFGENFRERKYERIELHHDTNFEIMSKIIDYIYTGKIRISLNDASILLKNFDYLQMRDATLKCVEYLLQNVNHDNCIQLFILAGELMGNGVLQNAAITYIGNYLTEISSSAKFKTLDRTKLESIVAEIEQSKADAIFTAIMNWIKYDIPNRSEDVEALLKYVSIKHLSLQNIRNNILADDFLNSNPSGCKWLVSSFLRNSSSFILGRKNSLLYISSLGVDSMNYEFDVHSRILVKQTARPFLFRCATMKLNDLIYAVGGEKDNQVADFGLTYDMRHKSWAPFSCPLNRTSCGVCTLDDKLYAICGLNANGRKLFSCLSYDAELDRWTNLQDMKNARRYPGAATYYSSIYALGGYNGNASGTVVERYDPREGVWQDIVKVKSKGCCSAAFLSNSIYCLEYDTEELISFDPRSLKFNVVKERAGLYITALDGYLYSVHKDGISQYDPHLSVWEEILCHPLADSPVITG